A single window of Halotalea alkalilenta DNA harbors:
- a CDS encoding nitroreductase family protein: MSEARSAQYPVDAQFVERWSPRSLTGEAIDDQTLFSLFEAARWAPSAFNVQPWRFSYAKQGSDSWDTYLEFLNDFNRSWAKNASALVVVLSKTTSLSAEQEVENPSHSFDTGAAWASIALQAQLSGWVTHGMTGIHKEKIREVLALPGNYAVEAVVAIGKRGDKSVLPEGLQAKESPNERRPLEETVFEGLGFKA; this comes from the coding sequence ATGAGTGAAGCACGCAGCGCCCAGTATCCTGTCGATGCGCAGTTCGTCGAACGTTGGTCACCGCGCTCGCTGACTGGAGAGGCGATCGACGACCAGACCCTGTTCAGCCTGTTCGAGGCCGCGCGATGGGCGCCTTCCGCCTTCAACGTGCAGCCGTGGCGCTTCAGCTACGCCAAGCAGGGCAGCGATAGCTGGGATACCTATCTCGAGTTCCTCAACGATTTCAACCGTAGCTGGGCCAAGAATGCATCGGCCCTGGTCGTGGTGCTGTCGAAGACCACCAGCCTCAGTGCCGAACAGGAGGTCGAGAACCCGAGCCACTCCTTCGATACCGGCGCGGCCTGGGCCAGTATCGCGCTGCAGGCACAGCTGTCGGGGTGGGTCACCCACGGCATGACCGGTATCCACAAGGAGAAGATTCGCGAAGTGCTGGCGTTGCCGGGGAACTATGCGGTCGAGGCGGTAGTCGCGATCGGCAAGCGCGGCGACAAGTCCGTCCTGCCCGAGGGCCTGCAGGCCAAGGAGTCGCCCAACGAACGCCGGCCGCTCGAAGAGACCGTGTTCGAAGGGCTGGGATTCAAGGCCTGA
- the yciH gene encoding stress response translation initiation inhibitor YciH: protein MSSLKDQLSSLVYSTERGDLRGDDAEAAREARDQARLAGLDGIVRIRRETSGRKGKGVTTVSGVPLAEEALKKLTAELKKRCGSGGALKDGVIEIQGDHRDTLKRALETQGYKVKLAGG from the coding sequence ATGTCATCTCTCAAAGACCAACTGAGCTCGCTGGTCTACTCCACCGAACGCGGCGATCTGCGTGGCGACGATGCTGAAGCAGCCCGTGAGGCCCGCGATCAGGCCCGGCTCGCCGGACTCGACGGGATCGTGCGGATTCGTCGCGAGACCTCGGGACGCAAGGGCAAGGGCGTGACCACGGTGAGCGGCGTACCGCTCGCCGAGGAAGCGTTGAAGAAGCTCACCGCCGAACTCAAGAAGCGCTGCGGCAGCGGCGGCGCGCTGAAAGACGGCGTGATCGAGATCCAGGGCGATCACCGCGATACCCTCAAACGCGCCCTCGAGACCCAAGGCTACAAGGTCAAGCTCGCGGGCGGCTGA
- a CDS encoding carbohydrate porin yields MRSAPTSHFLFTLPSALGLLTLSLPVLAQQTPSLEQRLAAMEARITAAEQRAEEAERHAAEARQELEQLRAPQLATLPAPSQEQLVDRQANAAFGMPSGSEPNLASDGAPPAASAPPEPLSGFEFGGYARSGILFNDHGNGGKGGPYFTPAGSVGGPVGRLGNETDTYVEAQLSYNQVFDNGTQARYMMMLADGVETLNDWTSNESDLNVRQVYAELTALPALRGSRAFRDATFWAGKRFDRDNFDIHWFDADFVFLAGTGGGIYDIQPTDWWRTNLSMIGRSYGDYSGAGGSDDTQAYIFTSNNFFGPWQWMVNAIRANDNEYNCRANRYGLTEEECEALTTNSRDGKSAESGVHSMLAYHGESFFGLREGSFKAAFMAGGGLGAELKSIGGDSELLSDARAMRAAIYGTTPINRTWSIAPALMAEQSKDRYVEGDRYDWISFNTRLAQAINENFELQYEFTWQNMDLSPKGYAGRESVKGSFAKLTFAPTLKPITGDFFMRPELRAFVSYLDWTSELDDYSTTDALGSNGFTSGQWQFGLQMETWF; encoded by the coding sequence ATGCGCTCTGCTCCCACCAGCCACTTCCTCTTCACCTTGCCATCGGCGCTGGGGCTGCTCACCCTGAGCCTTCCCGTACTCGCCCAGCAAACACCCTCCCTCGAACAGCGCTTGGCCGCGATGGAAGCCAGGATCACCGCGGCGGAGCAGCGTGCCGAGGAAGCCGAACGGCACGCCGCCGAGGCTCGCCAGGAGCTCGAACAGCTCCGGGCTCCCCAACTCGCCACCCTCCCCGCCCCCAGCCAAGAACAGCTGGTCGATCGCCAGGCAAACGCTGCGTTCGGCATGCCAAGCGGGAGCGAGCCCAATCTGGCCAGCGACGGAGCACCGCCGGCCGCCTCCGCTCCACCGGAGCCGCTGAGCGGTTTCGAGTTCGGCGGCTATGCTCGTTCGGGAATCCTGTTCAACGATCACGGCAATGGCGGCAAGGGCGGCCCCTACTTCACTCCCGCCGGCTCGGTGGGCGGTCCAGTCGGACGACTGGGCAATGAAACCGACACCTACGTCGAGGCCCAGCTGAGCTACAACCAAGTGTTCGACAATGGCACCCAGGCGCGCTACATGATGATGCTCGCCGATGGCGTCGAGACCCTCAACGACTGGACTTCCAACGAAAGCGACCTGAACGTTCGCCAGGTCTACGCCGAACTGACCGCGCTACCGGCGCTGCGCGGCAGCCGGGCGTTTCGCGATGCGACCTTCTGGGCGGGCAAGCGCTTCGATCGCGACAACTTCGACATCCACTGGTTCGACGCCGACTTCGTATTCCTCGCGGGTACCGGTGGCGGGATCTACGACATCCAGCCGACCGATTGGTGGCGCACCAACCTGTCGATGATCGGTCGCAGCTATGGCGATTACTCTGGCGCTGGCGGCAGCGACGACACCCAGGCGTACATCTTCACCTCGAACAACTTCTTCGGTCCCTGGCAGTGGATGGTCAACGCCATCCGCGCCAACGACAACGAATACAACTGCCGCGCGAACCGATACGGCCTGACCGAAGAGGAGTGCGAGGCCCTGACCACCAACAGCCGCGACGGCAAGAGCGCCGAGAGCGGCGTGCACTCCATGCTCGCCTATCACGGAGAGAGCTTCTTCGGCCTGCGAGAAGGCAGCTTCAAGGCCGCTTTCATGGCCGGCGGCGGGCTCGGCGCCGAGCTCAAATCGATCGGCGGCGACTCGGAGCTGCTCAGTGACGCACGCGCGATGCGTGCCGCGATCTATGGCACCACGCCGATCAACCGGACCTGGAGCATTGCGCCAGCGCTGATGGCGGAGCAAAGCAAGGATCGCTACGTCGAGGGCGATCGCTACGACTGGATATCCTTCAACACCCGCCTGGCCCAGGCGATCAACGAGAACTTCGAGCTCCAGTACGAGTTCACCTGGCAGAACATGGACCTGAGCCCCAAGGGCTACGCTGGGCGCGAAAGCGTCAAAGGCAGCTTCGCCAAGCTGACCTTCGCGCCGACGCTCAAGCCGATCACCGGCGATTTCTTCATGCGTCCAGAACTGCGCGCCTTCGTCTCCTACCTCGACTGGACCAGCGAACTCGACGATTACAGCACCACCGACGCTTTGGGCAGCAATGGCTTCACCAGCGGCCAGTGGCAGTTCGGGCTGCAGATGGAGACCTGGTTCTAA
- a CDS encoding DUF192 domain-containing protein, producing MSFTFQGVRFRRSCVRSAAAFLLLVAACFAAVQAAERVPLGIETRTGTRSLEVELAGTVEQRARGLMQRESLPEDGGMLFIYGGREQPASNGYWMYRTLIPLDIAFIGGDGRIHSIRTMEPCRSRTAMNCPSYYPEAPYIAALEVEGGYLERHGIEVGDRIGQGRELLFD from the coding sequence GTGTCGTTCACTTTTCAAGGCGTTCGATTCCGGCGCTCGTGCGTTCGTTCGGCCGCGGCCTTCCTGCTGCTGGTTGCCGCCTGCTTTGCCGCGGTACAGGCCGCCGAGCGCGTACCGCTCGGCATCGAGACCCGCACCGGCACACGCTCGCTGGAGGTGGAGCTGGCCGGGACCGTCGAGCAGCGCGCGCGCGGGCTGATGCAGCGCGAGTCGCTGCCCGAGGACGGCGGCATGCTGTTCATCTACGGGGGGCGCGAGCAGCCGGCGTCCAACGGCTACTGGATGTATCGCACCCTGATTCCGCTCGACATCGCTTTCATCGGTGGCGACGGACGGATTCACTCCATCCGCACCATGGAGCCCTGTCGAAGCCGTACCGCGATGAACTGTCCGAGTTACTACCCCGAAGCGCCCTACATCGCCGCGCTCGAGGTGGAGGGTGGCTACCTCGAGCGTCATGGCATCGAGGTGGGAGACCGCATCGGGCAGGGGCGCGAATTATTGTTCGATTGA
- a CDS encoding MFS transporter, translating to MAEPETSTDSLYTEVPQERTSSPYRRASIAFFFALSGLAFSNWAVRIPDIRDTLSLNEAQIGLLLLCPVAGSLSLTLLSSYLISTFGSRRTTRIGAYLVILSIVLIGWSPSAYALGGALVVFGAGMGLMNISMNDQAASLERRYRRSIMSSFHGVFSLGGMIGSLSGGALAAAGLQPAYHLSLVAVLLLIGTLISKRLLIKPPPRAERAGGPLFVLPKGRLWLIGAIAAATVFVEGSMADWSALFLTDVGASRGYAALGLAVFTGSMAVGRLLGDRWIDFVGPMRALQIGGTFGVIGIGVAVLFASPNVALLGFVLAGLGMATLFPCLLSLAGRNPAMSPSTAIASVAMMGYVSMLAGPPMLGFLAHAIGLRLAFIALLISALVILTMARSASRP from the coding sequence ATGGCAGAGCCCGAAACTTCGACCGACTCCTTGTACACCGAAGTGCCACAAGAGCGTACCTCCAGCCCCTACCGGCGCGCTTCCATCGCCTTCTTCTTCGCCCTTTCCGGCCTCGCTTTCTCCAACTGGGCGGTACGGATTCCCGATATCCGTGACACGCTCTCGCTCAACGAGGCGCAGATCGGCCTGCTGCTGCTCTGTCCCGTCGCCGGTTCGCTGAGCCTGACCCTGCTGTCGAGCTACTTGATCAGCACTTTCGGCAGCCGGCGCACCACCCGCATCGGCGCCTACCTGGTCATACTCTCGATCGTGCTGATCGGCTGGTCGCCGAGCGCTTATGCTCTCGGCGGTGCACTGGTGGTGTTCGGTGCCGGCATGGGCTTGATGAACATCTCGATGAACGATCAGGCCGCGAGCCTCGAGCGGCGCTATCGGCGCTCGATCATGTCGTCCTTTCACGGGGTGTTCAGCCTCGGCGGCATGATCGGCTCGCTGAGCGGTGGCGCGCTCGCCGCCGCGGGCCTGCAGCCCGCCTACCATCTCAGCCTGGTCGCGGTGCTGCTGCTGATCGGCACGCTGATCAGCAAGCGCTTGCTGATCAAGCCACCGCCGCGCGCCGAGCGGGCCGGCGGCCCGCTGTTCGTACTGCCCAAGGGGCGGCTGTGGTTGATCGGCGCGATCGCGGCGGCGACGGTATTCGTCGAAGGCTCGATGGCCGACTGGTCGGCGCTGTTTTTGACCGACGTCGGCGCAAGCAGGGGGTATGCCGCGCTGGGTCTGGCGGTATTCACCGGATCGATGGCGGTCGGCCGCCTGCTCGGCGACCGCTGGATCGACTTCGTCGGCCCGATGCGTGCGCTGCAGATCGGCGGAACCTTCGGCGTGATCGGGATAGGCGTGGCGGTACTGTTCGCCTCGCCGAACGTGGCGCTGCTCGGCTTCGTCCTCGCCGGGCTAGGCATGGCCACGCTCTTCCCCTGCCTGCTCAGCCTCGCCGGACGCAACCCTGCCATGTCGCCCTCCACCGCGATCGCGTCAGTGGCGATGATGGGCTATGTCAGCATGCTTGCCGGCCCCCCCATGCTCGGCTTCCTCGCCCATGCGATCGGGCTGCGCCTGGCCTTCATCGCGCTGCTGATCTCGGCGCTGGTGATCCTCACCATGGCACGCTCTGCCTCCCGCCCCTGA
- a CDS encoding YbaY family lipoprotein: MQPFRLFISALAVLLLGSLGGCALFSSGPDFATLEGEVELAPPPPPDATLEVSLIDLGAGRETVAITRQPTQGGWPQRFSLVYDASSIDPQRRYALEAGVRIDGKLRYLDAEPLPVLTQGGPSRDIRIALSPSSE; the protein is encoded by the coding sequence ATGCAACCATTCAGGCTTTTCATCTCCGCGCTCGCCGTGCTGCTGCTCGGCTCGCTCGGCGGCTGCGCGCTGTTTTCCTCGGGACCGGACTTCGCCACGCTCGAAGGCGAAGTCGAGCTCGCGCCCCCACCGCCGCCCGATGCCACGCTCGAAGTCTCGCTCATCGACCTCGGCGCCGGCCGTGAAACCGTCGCCATCACCCGGCAGCCAACCCAGGGCGGCTGGCCGCAGCGCTTCTCGCTGGTCTACGACGCCTCGAGCATCGATCCGCAACGCCGCTACGCGCTGGAAGCCGGTGTACGTATCGATGGCAAGCTGCGCTATCTCGACGCCGAGCCGCTACCGGTGCTGACTCAGGGCGGGCCAAGTCGCGACATCCGCATCGCGCTATCGCCGAGCAGCGAATGA
- a CDS encoding SIR2 family protein → MEEHAASGIETSNASTQEAFVALMQTLLERDPIGMPPPVVTFWCGAGFSKAWDPRAPTDGELFSFDVEELEALPNLRHILHVMGWEQYQRLDFERFKALSYAMDMQVRYPDIRNRYIDSQNLGLAINEIRALIWRRFHARCDLHAISDGSLRFDDSPPSEGQQAILDFFSALERCARRSGFGPLWPLYHFITTNYDFTLERLQERIEPSETPVFDRFYRGITPSSICGRSIWEQAPRRLDRNLLKINGGFELQNRSDGFGFDFDYRARDEQEVRRDPPLLILPSQVQDYGERYFQQVFPKAVRLLRETSVLVIVGYSMPPEDALLRFILRQLAESPDDARGKHVFVVDTKNHATIRARLEELLFSIGRIGWPSEHYYSGKFEHFCAELAPRVGQRA, encoded by the coding sequence ATGGAGGAGCACGCGGCCAGTGGGATCGAGACGAGCAACGCCAGTACCCAGGAGGCCTTCGTCGCGCTGATGCAGACGCTGCTCGAGCGCGACCCGATCGGCATGCCACCTCCGGTGGTGACGTTCTGGTGCGGCGCGGGATTCTCCAAGGCGTGGGATCCGCGCGCGCCCACCGATGGCGAGCTTTTCTCGTTCGATGTCGAGGAGCTGGAAGCCCTGCCCAATCTGCGCCACATCCTGCATGTGATGGGCTGGGAGCAGTACCAAAGGCTCGACTTCGAACGCTTCAAGGCGCTGTCGTACGCGATGGATATGCAGGTTCGCTACCCCGATATCCGTAACCGCTACATCGACAGCCAGAACCTGGGCCTTGCGATCAACGAGATACGCGCGCTGATCTGGCGCCGCTTTCATGCCCGTTGCGACCTCCACGCGATCTCCGACGGCAGTCTGCGGTTCGACGACTCACCGCCGAGCGAGGGCCAGCAGGCGATTCTCGACTTCTTCAGCGCGCTGGAACGCTGCGCGCGCCGCTCGGGTTTCGGTCCGCTATGGCCGCTCTACCACTTCATCACCACCAATTACGATTTCACCCTGGAACGCCTGCAGGAGCGTATCGAACCAAGCGAGACGCCGGTGTTCGACCGCTTCTACCGAGGCATCACCCCGAGCAGCATCTGCGGGCGATCGATATGGGAGCAGGCTCCCCGTCGGCTGGACCGCAACCTTTTGAAGATCAACGGCGGCTTCGAACTGCAAAACCGCAGCGACGGGTTCGGCTTCGATTTCGACTATCGCGCCCGCGACGAGCAGGAGGTACGCCGCGATCCACCGCTTCTGATCCTGCCTTCGCAGGTACAGGACTACGGCGAGCGCTACTTCCAGCAGGTCTTTCCCAAGGCGGTGCGACTCTTGCGCGAGACCAGCGTGCTGGTGATCGTGGGCTACAGCATGCCGCCAGAGGACGCGCTACTGCGCTTCATTCTCCGCCAGCTGGCCGAAAGCCCGGACGACGCGCGCGGCAAGCATGTCTTCGTGGTCGATACCAAGAACCACGCCACCATCCGCGCCCGCCTCGAAGAACTGCTGTTCTCGATCGGCCGGATCGGCTGGCCAAGCGAGCACTACTACAGCGGCAAGTTCGAGCATTTCTGTGCCGAGCTGGCGCCTCGGGTGGGTCAGCGTGCCTGA
- a CDS encoding NAD-dependent protein deacetylase translates to MDIAFSSYPALEALSEFIAAHAPLCVLSGAGVSTDSGIPDYRDAQGEWKRPAPMTHQSFIGSHAARQRYWARALVGFRALGEALPGPAHLALAALERHGLVNGVITQNVDRLHQAAGSRRVIDLHGRADEVRCMHCDIRMPRAAWHARLAELNPAWAMLDAAIAPDGDAYLEGDFSTFEVPHCPRCGIGVIKPDVVYFGDNVPKARVVDAMALLDESRGLWVVGSSLMVFSGFRFARKASADGLPIACLNLGRTRADDLYTLKVEAPLGESLSALAERLGSFAARR, encoded by the coding sequence TTGGACATCGCATTTTCGTCATACCCCGCCCTCGAGGCATTGAGCGAATTCATCGCCGCCCATGCGCCGCTTTGCGTACTCAGTGGCGCAGGGGTCAGCACCGACAGCGGCATACCCGACTATCGCGATGCACAAGGCGAATGGAAGCGCCCCGCACCGATGACCCACCAATCCTTCATCGGCAGCCACGCCGCGCGTCAGCGCTATTGGGCCCGTGCGCTGGTCGGTTTCCGGGCGCTCGGGGAGGCGCTCCCCGGGCCCGCCCATCTGGCGCTGGCGGCCCTAGAGCGGCACGGTCTGGTCAATGGGGTGATCACCCAGAACGTCGATCGGCTGCATCAAGCCGCTGGCAGTCGGCGGGTGATCGACCTCCACGGCCGTGCCGACGAAGTGCGCTGCATGCATTGCGACATACGGATGCCTCGCGCTGCTTGGCATGCCCGGCTGGCCGAGCTCAACCCCGCCTGGGCGATGCTCGATGCGGCCATCGCGCCGGACGGGGATGCCTATCTCGAGGGCGATTTCTCGACTTTCGAAGTGCCGCACTGCCCGCGCTGCGGCATCGGGGTGATCAAGCCCGACGTGGTCTATTTCGGCGACAACGTGCCCAAGGCACGCGTCGTCGACGCGATGGCGCTGCTCGATGAAAGCCGCGGTCTCTGGGTGGTCGGCAGCTCGTTGATGGTCTTCTCGGGCTTTCGCTTCGCCCGCAAAGCGAGCGCCGACGGCCTGCCGATCGCCTGCCTGAACCTCGGCCGCACCCGCGCCGACGATCTCTACACGCTCAAGGTCGAAGCACCGCTTGGCGAAAGCCTCAGCGCCCTGGCCGAGCGGCTCGGTTCATTCGCTGCTCGGCGATAG
- a CDS encoding ribonuclease T2 family protein gives MRAMLARVAALAVLALWASSGAAQAALSLEEVDDYVLALTWHPGFCAGAGQGRDECRDGDAGPLVLHGLWPGLPATLARDGVGRGEWNREGCFRFAPERSGPFCSIEPLILDRALELELERVMPGERSCLDRYQFAKHASCFDISPERYFTQAVSLFEEVERSRFAAWLFDHRGEAVGRNALIQAFRDAFGADGRALMLVCDRADNLTELRIGLDARKIDEFPASASFSRLGTGRCGGRITLR, from the coding sequence ATGCGCGCGATGCTGGCCCGTGTCGCTGCCCTGGCGGTGCTTGCACTCTGGGCGAGCAGCGGCGCCGCCCAGGCGGCGCTGAGCCTCGAGGAGGTCGATGATTACGTGCTCGCATTGACCTGGCACCCCGGCTTTTGCGCCGGCGCGGGGCAGGGGCGGGATGAATGCCGCGATGGCGATGCCGGTCCGCTGGTGCTGCACGGACTGTGGCCGGGGCTGCCGGCTACGCTTGCGCGTGACGGCGTCGGTCGCGGCGAGTGGAACCGCGAGGGGTGTTTTCGCTTCGCGCCAGAGCGAAGCGGGCCTTTTTGCTCGATCGAACCTTTGATTCTCGATCGAGCCCTGGAGCTCGAGCTCGAGCGGGTGATGCCGGGGGAGCGCAGCTGCCTCGACCGCTACCAGTTCGCCAAGCATGCGTCGTGTTTCGATATTTCGCCCGAGCGCTATTTCACTCAGGCAGTAAGCCTGTTCGAGGAGGTGGAGCGTAGCCGCTTCGCCGCATGGCTTTTCGATCACCGAGGCGAGGCGGTCGGGCGCAATGCGTTGATCCAGGCCTTTCGTGACGCTTTCGGTGCCGATGGGCGCGCGCTGATGCTGGTCTGCGATCGAGCCGACAACCTCACTGAGCTGCGCATTGGCCTCGATGCCCGAAAGATCGACGAGTTCCCCGCTTCGGCCAGCTTCAGCCGTCTTGGTACCGGGCGCTGTGGCGGTCGAATCACGCTACGCTGA
- a CDS encoding alpha-glucosidase — protein sequence MLDGNEWWRGCVLYQVYPASFMDANDDGIGDLAGVAARLEHIAGLGVDGIWLSPFFTSPMKDFGYDISDYRDVDPRFGTLADFRALIERAHALGLKVIIDQVLSHSSDQHPWFAESRASRDNPKADWYVWADPRPDGTPPNNWLGSFGGPAWSFDTRRHQYYFHNFLPEQPDLNFHHPEVQQAQLETLEFWLELGVDGFRFDVVNFYFHDAALTDNPAVDPEAQEKPLKHNRDLPRSYQWQRYTTDRPENLEFLKRIRALMRRYPGTTTVGEVGGDRPLSTMKRYTSGGDKLHMAYTFDLLGSASSAAYLRGVIERFEDEAQDAWPCWALSNHDVERMASRWHAEDDPARLRLLLWVLLCLRGSICLYQGDELGLPEAQVPYERLRDPAGINGWPRYKGRDGCRTPMAWEADASQLGFSEVEPWLPVEPRHRPLAADRQREDRTSLYHWLKQALALRRTHPALHHGEITLLEAGDDWLAFLRRHEDERLLCVFNLSSCAGNRRIAVSGRITLLELPGFDTPAPLSGPADLELELGAHQALFARVD from the coding sequence ATGCTCGACGGTAACGAGTGGTGGCGCGGCTGCGTGCTCTACCAGGTCTATCCAGCCAGCTTCATGGATGCCAACGACGACGGCATCGGTGATCTCGCCGGTGTCGCCGCGCGGCTCGAGCACATCGCCGGCCTCGGCGTCGACGGTATCTGGCTGTCGCCTTTCTTCACCTCGCCGATGAAGGATTTCGGCTACGACATTTCCGACTATCGCGACGTCGACCCGCGCTTCGGCACCCTCGCCGACTTCCGGGCCCTGATCGAGCGAGCCCATGCGCTGGGGCTCAAGGTGATCATCGACCAGGTGCTGAGCCACAGTTCGGACCAGCATCCCTGGTTCGCCGAGAGCCGCGCCAGCCGCGACAATCCCAAGGCCGACTGGTACGTCTGGGCGGACCCGCGTCCAGACGGCACGCCGCCGAACAACTGGCTGGGCAGCTTCGGTGGGCCGGCCTGGAGCTTCGACACCCGGCGACACCAGTACTACTTCCACAACTTCCTCCCCGAGCAGCCCGACCTCAATTTCCACCATCCCGAGGTCCAGCAGGCCCAGCTCGAGACGCTCGAGTTCTGGCTCGAGCTCGGCGTCGACGGCTTTCGCTTCGACGTGGTCAATTTCTACTTCCACGACGCCGCCTTGACCGACAATCCCGCGGTGGATCCCGAAGCGCAGGAGAAGCCGCTCAAGCACAACCGCGATCTGCCGCGAAGCTACCAGTGGCAGCGCTACACCACTGACCGGCCTGAAAACCTCGAGTTCCTCAAGCGTATCCGCGCCCTGATGCGCCGCTACCCAGGGACGACGACGGTTGGCGAGGTCGGCGGCGACCGGCCGCTCTCGACGATGAAGCGCTACACCTCGGGTGGCGACAAGCTGCATATGGCCTACACCTTCGACCTGCTGGGGAGCGCCAGCAGTGCGGCCTACCTGCGTGGCGTGATCGAGCGCTTCGAGGACGAGGCGCAGGACGCCTGGCCCTGCTGGGCGCTCTCCAACCACGATGTCGAGCGGATGGCGAGTCGCTGGCATGCCGAGGACGACCCTGCTCGTCTGCGCTTGCTGCTATGGGTACTGCTGTGCCTGCGCGGCAGCATCTGCCTCTACCAGGGCGACGAGTTGGGCCTGCCCGAGGCGCAAGTGCCATACGAGCGGCTGCGCGACCCGGCCGGGATCAACGGCTGGCCACGCTACAAGGGCCGGGATGGCTGCCGGACCCCGATGGCATGGGAGGCCGATGCCAGCCAGCTCGGCTTCAGCGAGGTCGAACCCTGGCTTCCGGTCGAACCGCGCCACCGCCCGCTCGCAGCCGACCGCCAGCGCGAGGATCGCACCTCGCTCTATCACTGGTTGAAACAGGCCCTCGCCTTGCGCCGCACCCACCCCGCCCTGCACCACGGTGAGATCACCCTGCTCGAGGCAGGCGACGACTGGCTCGCCTTCCTGCGCCGCCACGAAGACGAAAGGCTGCTTTGCGTGTTCAACCTCTCGTCTTGCGCCGGAAACCGACGGATCGCTGTGTCCGGGCGCATCACGTTGCTTGAGCTTCCCGGCTTCGACACGCCGGCGCCGCTCAGCGGCCCGGCGGATCTCGAGCTTGAGCTCGGAGCGCACCAGGCGCTGTTCGCGCGAGTGGATTAG
- a CDS encoding DMT family transporter translates to MPLSDFLIAVGVIFIWALNTIVIKVGVTEIPPLEMTVLRFILVGVLLLPFMRVNRRQLKWLLLLSFTFGLMHFSLMFLGLSMSEAGTAALLVQLGTPFATILAAIFLKERLNAKRIFGLAVSFSGVIVLAGGPSLPSALPLCLLLLSAMGWAVSNLLIKIGPPIPSLAMAGWVSLLAIPQVALASLIFESGQWEAILNAGWRGWTAVIYSAVLSSILAYGLWYSLLRRHVMAKLVPMTLLTPVFAVILGVLLLGDDLGVFKLAGGALVISGIGIINVRWRDLLRPKRAKERRRLAAQQAALELERRRLEGSEKDDA, encoded by the coding sequence GTGCCCCTTTCCGATTTTCTCATTGCCGTGGGCGTCATCTTCATCTGGGCGCTCAACACCATCGTCATCAAGGTCGGCGTCACCGAAATCCCCCCTCTCGAGATGACCGTTTTGCGCTTCATCCTGGTCGGCGTGCTGCTGCTGCCGTTCATGCGGGTGAACCGCCGCCAGTTGAAGTGGCTGCTGCTGCTCTCGTTCACCTTCGGGCTGATGCACTTCAGCCTGATGTTCCTGGGCCTGTCGATGAGCGAGGCGGGCACCGCCGCGCTACTGGTCCAGCTCGGCACGCCCTTCGCCACCATCCTCGCCGCGATATTCCTCAAGGAACGGCTCAATGCCAAGCGAATCTTCGGCCTGGCGGTCTCCTTCTCCGGGGTCATCGTGCTCGCCGGAGGCCCGAGCCTGCCCTCCGCGCTACCGCTCTGCCTGCTGCTGCTCAGTGCGATGGGCTGGGCCGTCTCCAACCTGCTGATCAAGATCGGCCCCCCGATTCCATCGCTGGCGATGGCCGGTTGGGTCTCGCTGCTGGCGATCCCGCAGGTGGCACTGGCGTCGCTGATCTTCGAAAGCGGGCAATGGGAGGCGATCCTCAACGCCGGCTGGCGGGGTTGGACCGCGGTGATCTACAGCGCGGTGCTCTCTTCGATTCTCGCCTACGGGCTCTGGTACTCGCTGCTGCGCCGCCATGTGATGGCCAAGCTGGTACCGATGACGCTGCTCACCCCCGTGTTCGCGGTCATCCTCGGCGTGCTGCTGCTTGGCGATGACCTCGGTGTATTCAAGCTGGCCGGCGGCGCGCTGGTGATCAGTGGGATAGGGATCATAAACGTGCGCTGGCGTGACCTGCTGCGGCCCAAGCGGGCCAAGGAGCGCCGCCGGCTGGCGGCGCAGCAGGCGGCACTGGAGCTGGAGCGTCGACGCCTCGAGGGGAGTGAGAAGGACGACGCCTGA